From Solidesulfovibrio carbinoliphilus subsp. oakridgensis, the proteins below share one genomic window:
- the fdnG gene encoding formate dehydrogenase-N subunit alpha — protein MEWNRREFLKIAGASTAVAAFGGLGFDLRQAKAQAQAQAPKLKFTKQTTSVCCYCSVGCGLIASTDKDGQGRVVNIEGDPDHPISEGSLCPKGASHYQLGTNDRRITKVLYRAPYSENWEEKSWDFALDRIARRVKETRDAGFVTKDSKGRTVNRCENLASVGSAALDNEECWIYQAMLRAMGLTYIEHQARIUHSATVAALAESFGRGAMTNHWIDIANSDCILIMGSNAAENHPISFKWALRAKDKGGKIIHVDPRYTRTSAHADVFARLRSGSDIAFLGGMIRYILANNLYFRDYVANYTNASFILGDKYAFKEGFFSGFDAEKQIYDKSAWNFAKDSAGRIKKDLTLKDPRCVFQLLRQHYERYDMKTVSDITGTPVADLQTVYQTYAATGKPEKSGTMLYAMGQTQHTVGVQNIRAMSIVQLLLGNMGVAGGGINALRGEANVQGSTDQGLLYHILPGYLPTPVASFTTLKEYVEKTTPVTKEPQSINWWGNRPKYMASFIKSLYPEQDLETGYAYLPKLEPGKDYSWLSMFDVMHKGAFKGFFAWGQNPAASTANANKTREAMTKLDWMVTVNMFETETGSFWKGPGLDPKKVKTEVFFLPCAVSFEKEGSISNSGRWMQWRYAAQKPTGDSKPDGDMIYELFEKIRELYAKEGGAFPDPIKNLNWDVATNHVFDPHKVAKRINGFFLQDKTLKVGDEEKTFRAGDPVPGFALLQTDGSTSSGTWVYCGSYTDKNMAARRDKTQTPMQANIGLYPGWSWAWPVNRRILYNRASVDPQGKPYQPQKAVIEWKDGKWVGDVPDGPWPPMADVEKGKYPFIMTTDGMGQIFGPGRNDGPLPEYYEPLECPIGAHPFSKQLNNPTALTFTGPTEVHAVCDPRYPFVCSTYRVTEHWQTGVMTRNSPWLLEAEPQMFCEMSQELAAMRGIKNGDKVIMESTRGSLWAKAIVTERIKPFTVLGQTVHQVGIPWHYGWTWPKNGGDSANILCPSVGDPNTGIPETKAFMVNVKKA, from the coding sequence ATGGAATGGAACCGGCGTGAGTTCCTCAAAATCGCGGGCGCCTCGACGGCCGTGGCCGCTTTCGGCGGCCTCGGCTTCGACCTGCGCCAGGCAAAGGCCCAGGCCCAGGCCCAGGCGCCGAAACTGAAATTCACCAAGCAGACCACGTCGGTGTGCTGTTACTGCTCGGTCGGATGCGGGCTCATTGCCAGCACCGACAAGGATGGGCAGGGCAGGGTGGTCAACATCGAGGGCGATCCCGACCATCCGATCAGCGAAGGGTCGCTTTGCCCCAAGGGCGCGTCCCACTACCAGCTCGGCACCAATGACCGCCGCATCACCAAGGTCCTGTACCGGGCCCCCTACAGCGAGAACTGGGAGGAAAAGAGCTGGGATTTCGCTCTCGACCGCATCGCGCGCCGCGTCAAGGAAACCCGGGACGCGGGCTTTGTCACCAAGGATTCCAAGGGCCGCACCGTCAACCGGTGCGAGAACCTGGCCTCGGTCGGCTCGGCTGCCCTGGACAACGAGGAGTGCTGGATCTACCAGGCCATGCTCCGGGCCATGGGGCTTACCTACATCGAGCACCAGGCCCGTATCTGACACAGCGCCACTGTAGCGGCTCTGGCAGAGTCGTTCGGACGCGGCGCGATGACGAACCACTGGATCGACATCGCGAATTCGGATTGCATTTTGATCATGGGCAGCAATGCCGCCGAGAACCATCCCATCTCGTTCAAATGGGCCCTTCGGGCCAAGGACAAGGGCGGGAAGATCATCCACGTCGACCCGCGCTACACGCGCACCTCGGCCCATGCCGACGTGTTCGCCCGGCTGCGGTCCGGCTCGGACATCGCCTTTTTGGGCGGCATGATCCGCTATATCCTGGCCAACAATCTCTATTTCAGGGATTACGTCGCCAACTACACCAACGCCTCGTTCATCCTCGGCGACAAGTATGCCTTCAAGGAAGGTTTTTTCTCCGGATTTGACGCGGAGAAGCAGATCTACGACAAAAGTGCCTGGAACTTCGCCAAGGACAGTGCCGGCCGCATCAAGAAGGATCTGACCCTCAAGGACCCCCGGTGCGTGTTCCAGCTCTTGCGCCAGCACTATGAGCGCTACGACATGAAGACGGTGTCGGACATCACCGGCACGCCGGTGGCCGACCTGCAGACCGTCTACCAGACCTACGCCGCCACGGGCAAACCCGAGAAATCCGGCACCATGCTCTACGCCATGGGCCAGACCCAGCACACGGTCGGCGTGCAGAACATCCGGGCCATGTCCATCGTCCAGCTCCTTTTGGGCAACATGGGCGTGGCCGGCGGCGGCATCAACGCCCTGCGCGGCGAAGCCAACGTCCAGGGTTCCACGGACCAGGGCCTGCTCTACCACATCCTGCCCGGGTATCTTCCGACGCCGGTGGCGAGCTTCACCACCCTCAAGGAATACGTGGAAAAAACCACGCCCGTGACCAAGGAGCCCCAAAGCATCAACTGGTGGGGCAACCGGCCCAAATACATGGCCAGCTTCATCAAGTCCCTCTATCCCGAGCAGGATCTGGAAACGGGCTACGCCTACCTGCCCAAGCTCGAGCCGGGCAAGGATTATTCCTGGCTGTCCATGTTCGACGTCATGCACAAGGGTGCCTTCAAGGGCTTCTTCGCCTGGGGCCAGAACCCGGCCGCCAGCACGGCCAATGCCAACAAGACCCGCGAGGCCATGACCAAGCTCGACTGGATGGTCACGGTCAACATGTTCGAGACCGAGACCGGCTCCTTCTGGAAAGGGCCCGGCCTTGACCCCAAAAAGGTCAAGACCGAGGTCTTTTTCCTGCCGTGCGCCGTGTCCTTTGAGAAGGAAGGCTCGATTTCGAACTCCGGCCGCTGGATGCAGTGGCGCTACGCCGCCCAGAAGCCGACCGGGGACAGCAAGCCCGACGGCGACATGATCTATGAACTGTTCGAAAAGATTCGTGAACTCTACGCCAAAGAGGGTGGGGCCTTCCCCGATCCCATCAAAAACCTCAACTGGGACGTGGCCACCAACCACGTCTTTGACCCCCACAAGGTGGCCAAGCGGATAAACGGCTTCTTCCTCCAGGATAAGACCCTCAAGGTCGGCGACGAGGAGAAGACGTTTAGGGCCGGCGACCCGGTGCCGGGCTTTGCCCTGCTCCAGACCGACGGGTCCACCAGTTCCGGGACCTGGGTCTACTGCGGGTCCTATACCGACAAGAACATGGCCGCCCGGCGCGACAAGACCCAGACCCCGATGCAGGCCAACATCGGCCTCTATCCGGGCTGGTCCTGGGCCTGGCCGGTCAACCGCCGCATCCTCTACAACCGGGCTTCGGTCGATCCCCAGGGCAAGCCGTACCAGCCGCAAAAGGCCGTCATCGAATGGAAGGACGGCAAGTGGGTGGGCGACGTGCCGGACGGCCCCTGGCCGCCCATGGCCGATGTGGAGAAGGGCAAGTATCCCTTTATCATGACCACCGACGGCATGGGCCAGATCTTCGGCCCGGGTCGAAACGACGGCCCCCTGCCGGAATACTACGAGCCGCTCGAGTGCCCGATCGGGGCCCACCCGTTCTCCAAGCAGCTCAACAACCCCACGGCCCTGACCTTTACCGGTCCGACCGAGGTGCACGCCGTCTGCGATCCGCGCTACCCGTTCGTGTGTTCCACCTACAGGGTGACCGAGCACTGGCAGACGGGCGTCATGACCCGCAATTCCCCCTGGCTCCTCGAGGCCGAACCGCAGATGTTCTGCGAGATGAGCCAGGAGCTCGCGGCCATGCGCGGCATCAAAAACGGCGACAAGGTCATCATGGAAAGCACCCGCGGGTCGCTTTGGGCCAAGGCCATCGTCACCGAGCGGATCAAGCCCTTCACCGTGCTCGGCCAGACCGTCCACCAGGTGGGCATCCCCTGGCACTACGGCTGGACCTGGCCGAAAAACGGCGGCGATTCGGCCAACATCCTGTGCCCGTCGGTCGGCGATCCCAACACGGGCATCCCCGAGACCAAGGCCTTCATGGTCAACGTGAAAAAGGCCTAG
- a CDS encoding ABC transporter substrate-binding protein, whose product MVTSRARISVFSVVAAVLLASLLAACSGEPAPEAEEAGVPGVTDDAVLVGSSLPLTGHASYLGKQTLFGALAYINAINDAGGVAGRRITVLALDDGYDPPRCVANTQQLIVEDRVFCLFSYVGTPTTVKIIPLLEEAKVPLVGSFTGADALRSPFRRSIVNIRPSYYQETAAAVDHMARDLGIDRVAVFYQYDAYGFDGLKGTEMALRSHGLAPVARGSYIRGTMDVEEGLGRILEAGPKAIVMIGTYGPCAKAIGLARARGYKGLFYAVSFVGADEIARLLGPGDDTPLLVSQVVPLPGRPESGPVLPGVTEYAELLGRYFPGERPNLVGLEGFINAKVLVEGLRRAGRNLTRERFLDAVEAIADFDVGIASPVSFDKTRHQGLERVYFTRLDHGEFHMVTDWGRIRDALAARAGTDAVRREADGPDPGPPVGPGQ is encoded by the coding sequence ATGGTCACCTCTCGTGCGCGCATTTCCGTTTTTTCCGTCGTGGCGGCCGTACTCCTGGCCAGCCTGCTGGCGGCCTGTTCCGGCGAGCCGGCTCCGGAAGCCGAGGAGGCGGGCGTGCCCGGCGTCACCGACGACGCCGTGCTCGTCGGCTCCTCCCTGCCCCTGACCGGCCACGCCAGCTATCTCGGCAAGCAGACGCTTTTCGGGGCCCTGGCCTATATCAACGCGATAAATGACGCCGGCGGGGTGGCCGGCCGACGGATCACGGTCCTGGCCCTGGACGACGGCTACGACCCGCCCCGGTGCGTGGCCAACACCCAGCAGCTGATCGTCGAGGACCGGGTCTTTTGCCTCTTTAGCTATGTAGGCACGCCGACCACGGTCAAGATCATCCCGCTCCTGGAAGAGGCCAAGGTGCCGCTGGTCGGCAGCTTCACCGGCGCCGACGCCCTGCGCTCGCCCTTTCGACGCTCCATCGTCAACATCCGGCCCTCCTACTACCAGGAGACCGCCGCCGCCGTGGACCATATGGCCCGGGATCTCGGCATCGACCGGGTGGCCGTCTTCTACCAGTACGACGCCTACGGCTTCGACGGCCTCAAGGGCACGGAAATGGCGCTGCGTTCCCACGGCCTGGCCCCGGTGGCCCGGGGCTCCTACATCCGGGGCACCATGGACGTGGAGGAGGGCCTGGGCCGCATCCTTGAAGCCGGGCCGAAAGCCATCGTCATGATCGGCACCTACGGCCCCTGCGCCAAGGCCATCGGGCTGGCCCGGGCCCGGGGCTACAAGGGGCTTTTCTACGCCGTCTCCTTTGTCGGGGCCGACGAGATCGCCCGCCTCCTCGGGCCCGGGGACGACACGCCGCTTCTGGTCTCGCAAGTGGTGCCGCTGCCGGGCCGCCCCGAGTCCGGTCCGGTCCTGCCCGGGGTCACGGAGTACGCGGAGTTGCTCGGCCGGTATTTTCCCGGGGAGCGCCCCAATCTGGTCGGACTGGAAGGATTTATCAACGCCAAGGTCCTGGTCGAGGGCCTGCGTCGGGCCGGCCGGAACCTGACTCGGGAACGCTTTCTCGACGCCGTGGAGGCCATTGCCGATTTCGATGTCGGCATCGCCAGTCCCGTCAGTTTCGACAAGACCCGCCACCAGGGCCTGGAGCGGGTCTATTTCACGCGCCTCGACCACGGAGAATTCCACATGGTCACGGACTGGGGCCGCATCCGGGACGCACTGGCCGCCCGGGCAGGAACCGATGCCGTTCGCCGGGAAGCGGACGGGCCGGACCCGGGTCCGCCGGTCGGACCGGGGCAGTGA
- a CDS encoding transposase: MTLDLERHAKSDESARRLIERFCWPAGRPRCPRCAHAKAYVLAQGRLRCAGCRYTYHALTGRFAGLAGLSPRQWLRLLTLFAAKETAHAMAAALAVAYNTAYKAATVTRLAILADSLDGLAVLGGPLGRELGFAGGVLRPKPADAPLAAVPVFGILEREGTVFVDYLPDMTPGDLLHFNLRFSLPLSRLGAIVYSDRYQRYQTLVTCGSDLLARRIVEVAGRVPAVEPRREGFWPYARERLVRFHGVTARKFPLYLKELEFRYNHREDDILPILLEKVCAVVPDLD; encoded by the coding sequence ATGACCCTGGACCTGGAGCGGCATGCCAAAAGCGACGAAAGCGCCCGCCGTCTCATCGAACGGTTCTGCTGGCCGGCCGGCCGGCCCCGGTGTCCGCGTTGCGCCCATGCAAAGGCGTATGTGCTGGCCCAGGGGCGGCTGCGCTGCGCCGGCTGCCGCTACACCTACCACGCCCTGACCGGCCGGTTCGCCGGTCTGGCCGGGCTGTCCCCACGCCAGTGGCTGCGGCTCCTCACCCTTTTCGCGGCCAAGGAGACGGCCCACGCCATGGCTGCGGCCCTGGCCGTGGCCTACAATACCGCCTACAAGGCCGCCACCGTCACCCGGCTGGCCATCCTGGCCGACAGTCTCGACGGCCTGGCCGTCCTTGGCGGCCCGCTCGGCCGGGAGCTCGGCTTCGCCGGCGGCGTCCTGCGTCCCAAACCCGCCGACGCGCCCCTGGCCGCGGTTCCGGTCTTCGGCATCCTGGAGCGCGAAGGGACGGTCTTCGTCGACTACCTGCCCGACATGACGCCAGGCGACCTGCTCCATTTCAATCTCCGTTTTTCGCTGCCCCTGTCGCGGCTCGGGGCCATCGTCTATTCCGACCGCTACCAGCGCTACCAGACCCTCGTGACCTGCGGTTCGGACCTGCTTGCCCGGCGGATCGTGGAGGTGGCGGGCCGGGTGCCGGCCGTGGAACCGCGCCGGGAGGGGTTCTGGCCGTACGCCCGAGAGCGCCTGGTCCGGTTCCATGGGGTGACGGCCCGCAAATTCCCGCTCTATCTCAAGGAGCTGGAATTCCGCTACAATCACCGTGAGGATGATATCCTGCCTATTTTGCTTGAAAAAGTTTGCGCGGTTGTGCCAGATCTTGACTAA
- a CDS encoding response regulator — translation MRTILVIDDERPTLMMFELYLGAYGHPVLTAASGEEGLAVFAAQKPPIVLTDIKMPGMNGLAVLAAIKEQRPETEVIVITGHGDTELALAALALRATDFIDKPIRREALEAALGRATARLDLREATDGRFGDISVEREGEIGVIAIRGSLSGETEPYLIRAVKEADGASKFLFAFSPDASINGAGLDLLLQAAEDCREAGRPVAVCGLSENFARILDRFGVTAKAPRFTDCRQALDYLASRGDG, via the coding sequence ATGCGCACGATTTTGGTGATCGACGACGAACGGCCAACCCTCATGATGTTCGAGCTCTACCTCGGCGCCTACGGCCATCCGGTGCTGACCGCGGCCAGCGGCGAGGAAGGGCTGGCGGTTTTCGCCGCCCAGAAGCCGCCGATCGTCCTGACCGACATCAAGATGCCGGGCATGAACGGCCTGGCGGTCCTGGCGGCCATCAAGGAGCAGCGGCCGGAGACCGAGGTCATCGTCATCACCGGGCACGGGGATACCGAGCTGGCGCTCGCCGCCCTGGCCTTGCGCGCCACGGATTTCATCGACAAGCCCATCCGCCGCGAGGCCCTGGAGGCGGCCCTGGGCCGGGCCACGGCCCGGCTCGATCTCAGGGAGGCCACGGACGGCCGCTTCGGCGACATCAGCGTGGAGCGGGAAGGGGAGATCGGCGTCATCGCCATCCGGGGCAGCCTGTCCGGCGAAACCGAACCGTACCTGATCCGGGCCGTGAAGGAGGCCGACGGGGCAAGCAAGTTCCTCTTCGCCTTCAGCCCCGACGCATCGATCAACGGGGCGGGCCTGGATCTTTTGCTGCAGGCGGCCGAAGACTGCCGCGAGGCCGGCCGTCCGGTGGCCGTGTGCGGGCTTTCGGAAAATTTCGCCAGGATCCTCGACCGGTTCGGCGTCACGGCCAAGGCCCCGCGCTTTACCGACTGCCGGCAGGCCCTGGACTATCTCGCCTCCCGGGGGGACGGCTGA
- a CDS encoding 4Fe-4S dicluster domain-containing protein, giving the protein MNGKTFFIDLSRCTGCRGCQVACKQWKNKPVEPTENTGSHQNPPDLSWQTLKVVRFTETTVDGKFHWLFFPDQCRHCLDAPCKMVGDSEVVDAIIQDPETGAVVFTDKSKQLNAEAVRQACPYDIPRVDPATKLMYKCDMCNDRVQSGMLPSCVKTCPTGTMNFGDRDEMLSMARERLAKLKPVHPKAELVDADSVRAIFLCPQPPSAYYKYLQFGDAGPRPLSRKAFLAKVFRPLRTFG; this is encoded by the coding sequence ATGAACGGAAAGACGTTTTTTATCGACCTGTCGCGCTGCACCGGCTGCCGGGGCTGTCAGGTGGCCTGCAAGCAGTGGAAGAACAAACCCGTGGAACCCACGGAAAATACCGGCTCCCACCAGAACCCGCCCGACCTGTCCTGGCAGACGCTCAAAGTCGTGCGCTTTACCGAAACCACTGTGGACGGGAAGTTCCATTGGCTCTTTTTCCCGGACCAGTGCCGCCATTGCCTGGACGCGCCCTGCAAGATGGTCGGCGATTCCGAGGTGGTCGACGCTATTATCCAGGATCCTGAGACCGGGGCCGTGGTCTTCACGGACAAGAGCAAGCAGCTCAATGCCGAGGCGGTCCGCCAGGCCTGTCCCTACGATATCCCCCGGGTCGATCCGGCCACCAAGCTCATGTACAAGTGCGACATGTGCAACGACCGGGTCCAGTCCGGCATGCTCCCGTCGTGCGTCAAGACCTGCCCGACCGGCACCATGAACTTCGGGGATCGCGACGAGATGCTGTCCATGGCCCGCGAACGGCTGGCCAAGCTCAAACCCGTCCATCCGAAGGCCGAACTCGTGGACGCCGATTCCGTGCGGGCCATCTTCCTGTGCCCGCAGCCGCCGAGCGCCTATTACAAGTATCTCCAGTTCGGCGATGCCGGGCCGCGTCCCTTGAGCCGCAAGGCCTTCCTGGCCAAAGTGTTCCGGCCGCTTCGCACGTTCGGTTAG
- a CDS encoding ATP-binding protein → MFVKRHISLKLKMFGGAMAVVLLVSAVIALLARWILVTSLNRELEQRGVAIGQSIAERAGGFILDKNRANLVSLAFDAAQLGERRILVSYIFIEDTDNHILANNFIRPFPKALLRVNPLGENQEYSIRLVDFEGNQAIDIAVPVREGISTLGAVHVGLSKKHIDSLVGTLRTTFLGFIAAVTVVMFLIVLRLSNAVARPISRLTQAADAVSRGSLEAPSSLLGLRDTAPKDCPAYADTDLPCWHFDQSRTDIGPENQQANTPTCRECRFYRKGGGGDEVAQLAESFGNMIWSIRLYRRRLRESEEKYRSLFDSNPDPVFVADAATGRILDANSQAEDVYGYARKELAGRFVGDLETDSRGVADYLRDRDGPGRVFFPKLRHVKKGGEPLYVNLHACRIAYRGRDAVIFSATDITELVEKDAQLIQASKMKTLGEMSAGIAHELNQPLNAIKMGSDYLRLLAEKGLPPPAGHLAAVTSQVSEQVDRAAAIIGHLRDFGRKSEPMPENVDINEPIKGVFTIIGHELALQDIEVVLDLETVAPIKAHANRLEQVFFNLVVNARDALTGDPGQNPPDRPRRIAIRSRTEGGRVAVDVADTGCGIAEGERRKIFEPFFTTKATGRGMGLGLAITYGIIKDYGGNIEVGDAPGGGSVFRLTFPAALADRPGA, encoded by the coding sequence ATGTTCGTCAAACGCCACATCAGCCTCAAGCTCAAGATGTTCGGCGGCGCCATGGCCGTTGTGCTTCTGGTCAGCGCCGTCATCGCGCTGCTCGCCCGCTGGATCCTGGTCACGAGCCTCAACCGGGAGCTCGAACAGCGGGGCGTGGCCATCGGCCAGAGCATCGCCGAGCGGGCGGGCGGGTTTATTCTGGACAAGAACCGGGCCAATCTGGTCAGCTTGGCCTTCGACGCGGCCCAGCTCGGGGAACGCCGGATTCTCGTGTCCTACATCTTCATCGAGGACACCGACAACCACATCCTGGCCAACAACTTCATCCGGCCGTTCCCCAAGGCCCTCCTCCGGGTCAATCCCCTGGGCGAGAACCAGGAATACAGCATCCGGCTGGTCGATTTCGAGGGGAACCAGGCCATCGACATCGCCGTGCCCGTGCGCGAGGGCATCTCCACCCTGGGCGCGGTCCATGTGGGCCTGTCCAAAAAACACATCGACTCCCTGGTCGGAACCCTTCGCACCACCTTCCTGGGCTTTATCGCAGCCGTGACCGTGGTCATGTTCCTCATTGTCCTTCGTCTGTCCAACGCCGTGGCCCGGCCCATCTCGCGCCTGACCCAGGCCGCGGACGCGGTCAGCCGGGGCAGCCTCGAGGCCCCATCGTCCCTGCTCGGCCTGCGCGACACCGCGCCCAAGGACTGTCCGGCCTACGCCGACACGGACCTGCCCTGCTGGCACTTCGACCAGAGCCGGACCGACATCGGGCCGGAAAACCAGCAGGCCAACACCCCCACCTGCCGGGAGTGCCGCTTCTACCGCAAGGGCGGCGGCGGCGACGAAGTGGCCCAACTGGCCGAATCGTTTGGCAACATGATCTGGAGCATCCGGCTGTACCGGCGGCGGCTCCGGGAGTCCGAGGAAAAATACCGCTCGCTTTTCGACAGCAATCCGGACCCGGTCTTCGTGGCCGACGCGGCCACCGGGCGCATCCTGGACGCCAATTCCCAGGCCGAGGACGTCTACGGCTACGCCCGCAAGGAATTGGCCGGCCGGTTCGTCGGCGACCTGGAAACCGACTCCCGGGGCGTGGCCGACTACCTCCGCGACCGCGACGGGCCGGGCCGGGTGTTTTTCCCCAAGCTGCGGCATGTGAAAAAGGGCGGCGAACCCCTCTATGTCAACCTCCACGCCTGCCGCATCGCCTACCGGGGCCGGGACGCGGTCATCTTTTCGGCCACGGACATCACCGAACTGGTGGAAAAAGACGCCCAGCTCATCCAGGCGAGCAAGATGAAGACGCTTGGCGAAATGTCGGCCGGTATCGCCCATGAACTCAACCAGCCGCTCAACGCCATCAAGATGGGCAGCGACTACCTGCGGCTACTGGCCGAAAAGGGGCTGCCACCGCCGGCCGGCCATTTGGCCGCAGTCACGAGCCAGGTCAGCGAGCAGGTCGACCGGGCCGCGGCCATCATCGGCCACTTGCGGGATTTCGGCCGCAAATCCGAACCTATGCCCGAGAACGTGGACATAAACGAGCCCATCAAAGGGGTCTTTACCATCATCGGCCACGAACTGGCCCTGCAAGACATCGAGGTGGTCCTTGACCTCGAAACGGTGGCCCCCATCAAGGCCCACGCCAACCGTCTGGAGCAGGTGTTTTTCAATCTCGTGGTCAACGCCCGGGATGCCCTGACCGGCGACCCGGGCCAGAATCCGCCGGATCGGCCGCGTCGCATCGCCATCCGTTCTCGGACCGAGGGCGGGCGGGTGGCCGTGGACGTGGCCGACACCGGGTGCGGCATCGCCGAGGGCGAGCGCCGCAAGATTTTCGAGCCCTTTTTCACAACCAAGGCCACCGGACGGGGTATGGGGCTGGGGCTCGCCATAACCTATGGAATCATCAAGGATTATGGTGGAAATATCGAGGTTGGCGACGCTCCCGGCGGCGGCAGCGTCTTTCGCCTGACCTTTCCGGCGGCCCTCGCGGACCGGCCGGGGGCTTGA
- the ispG gene encoding flavodoxin-dependent (E)-4-hydroxy-3-methylbut-2-enyl-diphosphate synthase — MHTTPEMPFRRPSRTVAIGRIGVGGDNPVRVQSMTNTDTRDAEATLAQIAALSDAGCEIVRLAVLDEAAAKALCAIRAGTDVPLVADIHFDHRLAVAALEAGMDALRINPGNIGSEAAVDTVVAAATAHSAPIRIGVNSGSVQKDLLKKYGGPTPEAMVESALTHIAYLEKRGFYDIKVSLKSSSVTRTIAAYRLLARQVDYPLHIGVTEAGTPLRGAVKSAVGLGILLAEGLGDTLRVSLTGDPVTEIGVAYEILRALDLRARGPEIISCPTCGRTEIDLVGLAEAVEARLRHVPDVFTVAVMGCVVNGPGEAREADIGIAGGRDCGIIFRKGEVLGKVRGAENLIPAFMDELERYLTEKKESACD; from the coding sequence ATGCACACCACTCCCGAAATGCCTTTCCGGCGTCCGAGCCGGACCGTCGCCATCGGCCGCATCGGCGTCGGCGGCGACAATCCGGTCCGCGTCCAGAGCATGACCAATACCGATACCCGGGACGCCGAGGCCACCCTGGCCCAGATCGCGGCCCTCTCCGACGCCGGCTGCGAGATCGTGCGCCTGGCCGTTCTCGACGAGGCGGCGGCCAAGGCCCTTTGCGCCATCCGGGCCGGCACGGACGTGCCGCTTGTGGCCGACATCCACTTCGACCACCGTCTGGCCGTGGCCGCCCTGGAGGCCGGCATGGACGCGCTTCGCATCAATCCCGGCAACATCGGGTCCGAAGCGGCCGTGGACACGGTGGTCGCCGCGGCCACGGCCCACAGCGCTCCCATCCGCATCGGCGTCAACTCCGGGTCCGTGCAAAAGGACCTGCTCAAAAAATACGGCGGCCCGACCCCCGAGGCCATGGTCGAAAGCGCGCTCACGCACATCGCCTACCTGGAGAAGCGGGGGTTTTACGACATCAAGGTGTCGCTCAAGTCCTCGTCCGTCACCCGGACCATCGCCGCCTATCGGCTTTTGGCCCGACAGGTCGACTATCCGCTCCACATCGGCGTGACCGAGGCGGGCACGCCCCTTCGCGGCGCGGTCAAATCCGCCGTGGGCCTCGGCATCCTGCTGGCCGAGGGGCTTGGCGACACGCTTCGGGTGTCTTTGACCGGCGACCCGGTCACCGAGATCGGCGTGGCCTACGAGATCCTGCGCGCCCTGGATCTCCGCGCCCGGGGGCCGGAGATCATCTCCTGCCCGACCTGCGGCCGCACCGAGATCGACCTGGTCGGCCTGGCCGAGGCCGTGGAGGCGCGGCTGCGCCATGTGCCCGACGTCTTCACCGTGGCCGTCATGGGCTGCGTGGTCAACGGCCCGGGCGAAGCCCGGGAGGCCGACATCGGCATTGCCGGCGGCCGCGACTGCGGCATCATTTTTCGAAAGGGCGAGGTGCTCGGCAAGGTGCGCGGGGCCGAGAACCTCATCCCCGCCTTCATGGACGAATTGGAACGCTATCTCACCGAAAAAAAGGAATCCGCATGCGACTGA